In the genome of Hyphomicrobium sp. CS1GBMeth3, the window TTTCGCCTTGACCTCGTCCGCCACGTTGCGCGGCACATCGGCATAGTGCGCGAACTGCATCGTGTAGGATGCGCGCCCCGTCGACATCGACCGGAGCTGGCTCACATAGCCGAACATGTTCGCGAGCGGCACGTAGGCCCGGATGACAGTCGCGTTGCCGCGCATCTCCTGGGTGCGGATCTGGCCGCGCCGCGAGTTGATGTCGCCGATGATGGAGCCGACGAAATCGCCCGGCGTCACCACCTCGACGTCCATGATCGGCTCGAGGATCTTGATGCCGCCCTTATCGCAGCCTTCCTTCATGGCCGCGCGGGTGGCGATCTCGAATGCGATCGCAGACGAGTCAACCTCGTGGAAGGCACCGTCGAACAACGTGACCTTCATGTCGACGATCGGGAAGCCGATCAGCACGCCCGAATCCCACACCGACTTGACGCCCTTTTCGACGCCCGGGATGTATTCGCGCGGGACGGAGCCGCCGACGATCGTGCTCTCGAAAGCATTGCCCTTGCCGGTCTCGTTCGGCTCGAGCTTGAGCTTGACGCGGGCGAACTGGCCGGTGCCGCCGGTCTGCTTCTTGTGCGTGTAGTCGATCTCCGCCGGGCGAGCCAGCGTCTCGCGGTAGGCAACCTGCGGCTGGCCGACGTTAGCCTCGACGTTGTAGGTGCGCTTCAGGATGTCGACCTTGATGTCGAGATGAAGCTCGCCCATGCCCTTCAGGATGGTCTCGCCGCTCTCGGGGTCGATGGATACGCGGAACGAGGGATCCTCGACCGACATCGTGTTGAGCGCGATCGCCATCTTCTCCTGGTCGGCCTTGGTCTTGGGCTCGATCTTCAGATTGATGACGGGCTCAGGGAACTCCATCTTCTCAAGGATCACCGGGTTGTTCGGATCGCAGAGCGTTTCGCCGGTGCGGATATCCTTCATGCCCTGCAGGGCGACGATGTCGCCAGCGAAGGCTTCCTTGATCTCCTCGCGGTCGGCGGCGTGCATGAGATACATGCGGCCGGCGCGCTCTTTCTTGTCGCGTGAGGTGTTGGCGAGCGCCATGCCCTGCTCGAGCTTGCCCGAGTAGATGCGACAGAACGTAA includes:
- the fusA gene encoding elongation factor G codes for the protein MARQYPIEDYRNFGIMAHIDAGKTTTTERILYYTGKSYKIGEVHDGAATMDFMEQEAERGITITSAATTCFWVDRNDKKHRLNIIDTPGHVDFTIEVERSLRVLDGAVCVLDSNQGVEPQTETVWRQGDKYSVPRIIFSNKMDKTGADFYMCLADIKEKLGARAVPLQIPIGAESDFKGVVDLIKMKAITWEGDGKDAKMVESEIPADLADKAAEFRAAMIEAAVEMDDAAMEAYLEGKEPDEDTIRKLIRKATITRAFYPMMCGSAFKNKGVQPLLDAVVDFLPSPLDREAYKGIDPKTGKDLLRKPSDSEPLSMIAFKIMSFEHVGSITFCRIYSGKLEQGMALANTSRDKKERAGRMYLMHAADREEIKEAFAGDIVALQGMKDIRTGETLCDPNNPVILEKMEFPEPVINLKIEPKTKADQEKMAIALNTMSVEDPSFRVSIDPESGETILKGMGELHLDIKVDILKRTYNVEANVGQPQVAYRETLARPAEIDYTHKKQTGGTGQFARVKLKLEPNETGKGNAFESTIVGGSVPREYIPGVEKGVKSVWDSGVLIGFPIVDMKVTLFDGAFHEVDSSAIAFEIATRAAMKEGCDKGGIKILEPIMDVEVVTPGDFVGSIIGDINSRRGQIRTQEMRGNATVIRAYVPLANMFGYVSQLRSMSTGRASYTMQFAHYADVPRNVADEVKAKYA